A region from the Lolium perenne isolate Kyuss_39 chromosome 4, Kyuss_2.0, whole genome shotgun sequence genome encodes:
- the LOC127329996 gene encoding uncharacterized protein: MLRLRNSILSHILSTSAASPVWPLHRHLSAAAAAVSPRPSFAVEKYLIDTCGLTRAQALKAATQISHVKCPSKPDAVLAFLAGLGLSSADVAAVVARDPKFLCASVERTLDPIVLGLNGLGISRSKVARLVSLAPKRLRCRCIVSKLQYYLPLFGSTERLLRALNHTSNLLSSSLEKVVKPNVAFLQECGLGACSRGCARWILALKPEDVRAMATRAEAVGVPRGSAAFRQAMQAVAFLSEKEIAIKVEQLKNMLKWSDAEVGIAVRKAPMMLARSIDTQQRKSEFFISEVGLEPAYISRRPALLSYSLEGRIKPRYYVLKFLKVKGLLSKDRDYYSTVCISEKFFMARFICPHKQAAPHLAEDYAAACRGEMPTRFRFT; encoded by the exons ATGCTCCGCCTCAGAAACTCCATTCTCTCCCATATCCTATCGACTTCCGCCGCCTCCCCCGTCTGGCCTCTCCACCGACACCTCTCCGCGGCTGCGGCCGCCGTTTCCCCAAGGCCTAGCTTCGCCGTCGAGAAGTACCTCATCGACACCTGCGGTCTCACCCGAGCGCAAGCCCTCAAGGCCGCCACGCAGATCTCCCACGTAAAGTGCCCATCCAAGCCGGATGCTGTGCTCGCCTTCCTTGCCGGCCTCGGCCTCTCCAGCGCCGATGTCGCTGCCGTCGTTGCCAGGGACCCCAAGTTCCTCTGCGCTAGCGTGGAGAGAACCCTCGACCCCATCGTCCTCGGGCTCAACGGCTTGGGTATATCGCGTTCTAAGGTTGCCCGCCTTGTCTCGCTCGCCCCCAAAAGactccgctgtagatgcatcgtcTCCAAGCTGCAGTACTACCTGCCTCTTTTCGGCTCCACCGAGAGGCTCCTCCGGGCTCTCAATCACACCTCCAATCTCCTCTCAAGCAGCCTCGAGAAGGTGGTCAAGCCCAATGTTGCGTTCCTGCAGGAGTGTGGGCTAGGTGCTTGCTCGCGCGGCTGTGCGCGGTGGATACTTGCCCTCAAACCAGAGGACGTCCGGGCGATGGCGACGCGTGCTGAAGCTGTAGGTGTGCCCCGTGGCTCTGCAGCGTTCAGGCAAGCGATGCAGGCTGTCGCATTCCTCAGCGAGAAGGAGATTGCAATCAAAGTGGAGCAGTTGAAGAACATGCTCAAGTGGTCGGATGCTGAGGTGGGCATTGCTGTTCGTAAGGCTCCAATGATGCTGGCGAGGTCTATTGACACTCAGCAGAGAAAATCAGAGTTCTTTATCTCTGAGGTGGGATTGGAACCAGCGTACATTTCTCGTCGGCCGGCATTGCTCTCTTATAGTCTGGAGGGCCGGATCAAACCCCGGTACTATGTCCTAAAGTTTCTTAAG GTAAAGGGGTTGCTAAGTAAAGACCGAGACTACTATAGTACAGTCTGTATTAGCGAGAAGTTCTTCATGGCGAGGTTTATATGCCCTCACAAGCAAGCTGCACCACACCTTGCTGAAGACTATGCAGCAGCCTGCAGAGGGGAAATGCCTACCAGATTCAGATTTACATGA